One Chlamydiales bacterium genomic window, TTTGGACTCTGCAAGGGCTCCTGCATCCGTTTTACCCTTCATACTGGCAATATGGCTTTGAATGCCTCCAAGAACTTTTTGAAACCCTGCAGAATAATAATTGACAGATGCTCCAAACATTTGCCTATGAAACTCATTGCGATCAACAACGACAACACTCATTAAACTTGCACCAAAAGCGCCTCCAATCTGCCTTGCAAACGTAATCATAGAGGTTCCTTGCCCCAAAATCTCACGCGGAACATTATTCAAACCAAGAGCCGTAATGGGCCCAATAGAAATACCAATTCCAAAACCCCTTACAAGCAAAACAGTAACAATATCCCACTGGTCGCTATAATGAGTAATTGACATATTCATAAAACAACTCAGGCACAAAAGACCCAAACCCAAAATACTTAAGATCTTCACATTAACGTATTTAGTAAGCATTCCACTAACTGATCCTACAGCCCCTACAATTAAGCCAAAAGGGATCATTAAGAGACCTGCTTTTGACTTGTCATAGTGCAATTGATCTTCTAAAAAACCAGGATAAAAGCTCACAGTCCCAAATAATGTAATACCAAGAACACCAATTGCAAGGCTGCCTGTAATAAATGGAGTGATTTTATAAAGTCTAAGATCAATAGCTGGGTTTTTTGCTTTTAACTCAATACAAATAAAGATAATAAGGCTCACTAAAGCAAGAGCACTACTTGTAAGAATAAAATTAGAAGTCCATCCTTCTGTATTCCAAGGCTGCTTTGCTGAGTTAACAACGATTAATAAATTGATAAGGAATACTGCAAAAAAGAAGTACCCCAAAAAATCAAAAGCTGGCATTTTTTTAGCTTCCGACTCTGTAAAAAAACACCATACAGCCATTAATGTAGGAATGCCACATATCACGTTAATAAAAAAAATCGATTGCCACACCCAAAATTGGGCAAAATACCCACCCACTGCAAAACCTGCTGCAAGGCCTATTCCAAAACCAAGCGCCATATAAAGAGAAATAGCAACAGAGAGCAATTGCTTTGGAAATTCTTTGGAGACAATTGTCAAGCTAATAGGAAAAAGAAGACCTGCTCCTGCACCCTCTAAAATTCTACACATCAAAAGAGATGTAAAGTTAAATGATAAACTTGCAAGCAATGATCCTAATATAAAAATGGCAAAACCCATAAAAAAAATGATTTTTAATCCATACCTCTCAGCGCTCCATCCAGATAGAGGCAGGCAAATACCTATCGCCATTAGGTAAGCCGTGG contains:
- a CDS encoding DHA2 family efflux MFS transporter permease subunit yields the protein MSFFQERLNWRNPKVISESSPLKRWIVLFVIIAATLLAIVSATATGVADSTISGALIIDSSSSTWISTAYLMAIGICLPLSGWSAERYGLKIIFFMGFAIFILGSLLASLSFNFTSLLMCRILEGAGAGLLFPISLTIVSKEFPKQLLSVAISLYMALGFGIGLAAGFAVGGYFAQFWVWQSIFFINVICGIPTLMAVWCFFTESEAKKMPAFDFLGYFFFAVFLINLLIVVNSAKQPWNTEGWTSNFILTSSALALVSLIIFICIELKAKNPAIDLRLYKITPFITGSLAIGVLGITLFGTVSFYPGFLEDQLHYDKSKAGLLMIPFGLIVGAVGSVSGMLTKYVNVKILSILGLGLLCLSCFMNMSITHYSDQWDIVTVLLVRGFGIGISIGPITALGLNNVPREILGQGTSMITFARQIGGAFGASLMSVVVVDRNEFHRQMFGASVNYYSAGFQKVLGGIQSHIASMKGKTDAGALAESKRLISENLLAQAQIAAIDDSYFLIGWTLAIISMVLISIMLTVYFKSKPA